The Vicia villosa cultivar HV-30 ecotype Madison, WI linkage group LG1, Vvil1.0, whole genome shotgun sequence genome includes a region encoding these proteins:
- the LOC131623008 gene encoding signaling peptide TAXIMIN 1-like yields the protein MCCCCDVDCKFRPLGFLLGLPFAFLSLIISLVSLIVWIVGLALTCICPCCLCVTLLVEFALVLIEAPILVMEWFISKIPC from the exons ATGTGTTGCTGCTGTGATGTAGATTGCAAATTCAGGCCACTTGGGTTTCTCTTAGGTCTGCCTTTCGCTTTCTTGTCTCTCATAATCTCCCTTGTTAGTTTGATTGTTTGGATTGTTGG GTTGGCTTTGACATGCATATGTCCATGCTGCCTTTGCGTGACTCTCCTAGTTGAGTTTGCTCTGGTGCTCATCGAGGCTCCAATTTTGGTTATGGAGTGGTTCATCTCCAAGATTCCATGTTAG